A single genomic interval of Mycolicibacterium sp. MU0053 harbors:
- a CDS encoding SDR family NAD(P)-dependent oxidoreductase, with translation MLITGGGSGIGQACVLRILAEGGHVVAADISADGLGDTTARAGAHGSRLSTVVMDVGDEGSVQAGVGAASERLGGLDTLVNAAGILRSSHLTQTTLADFEQVLRVNLVGTFLVTREAIGALHAGNGPAVVNFSSTSAHFAHPYMAAYAASKGGVLAMTHSWAMEFAKAGIRFNSVQPGSISSGMTDGTGSSRQSVGPGLPEDADFALFGKVAPMLPLAGGQIFASPDAVAGVVAMLGSDDAHFITGTEVRIDGGAHM, from the coding sequence GTGCTGATCACCGGCGGTGGTTCGGGCATCGGGCAGGCCTGCGTGCTGCGGATCCTTGCCGAGGGGGGTCACGTGGTCGCCGCCGACATCAGCGCCGACGGACTCGGCGACACCACCGCCCGGGCCGGCGCGCACGGCAGCCGCTTGTCCACGGTGGTCATGGACGTCGGCGACGAGGGTTCGGTCCAGGCCGGGGTCGGTGCCGCGTCGGAACGATTGGGTGGCCTCGACACCCTGGTCAATGCCGCGGGGATTCTGCGCTCCTCACATCTGACGCAGACCACGTTGGCCGATTTCGAACAGGTACTGCGGGTCAACCTGGTGGGGACTTTCCTCGTCACCCGGGAAGCCATCGGCGCTCTGCACGCCGGCAACGGGCCCGCGGTGGTCAATTTCAGTTCCACCTCGGCGCACTTCGCCCATCCCTACATGGCCGCCTACGCCGCCTCCAAGGGCGGGGTGCTTGCGATGACCCACAGCTGGGCGATGGAGTTCGCCAAGGCCGGTATCCGATTCAATTCCGTTCAGCCCGGCTCGATCTCGTCCGGGATGACCGACGGCACGGGATCCTCGCGGCAAAGCGTCGGGCCGGGACTGCCCGAGGACGCCGACTTCGCCTTGTTCGGCAAGGTCGCACCGATGCTGCCGCTGGCGGGCGGACAGATTTTCGCCAGCCCGGACGCTGTTGCGGGAGTCGTGGCGATGCTCGGCAGCGACGACGCGCACTTCATCACCGGCACCGAGGTCCGGATAGACGGCGGCGCCCACATGTGA
- a CDS encoding PPOX class F420-dependent oxidoreductase, translating to MALRDDVVAFLSEGTRTGKLGYLAGDGRPLVAPVWFLVEDGAIVFNTGRDTAKGRALQRDPRVVLVVDDERPPFAFVQIQGVAALREDDPDLLAVATRIAARYMGEDRAEQYGRRNAAPDELVVRIAPSKVIASFDVAG from the coding sequence ATTGCTTTACGCGACGACGTCGTGGCCTTTCTGTCCGAGGGCACCCGCACGGGCAAGCTCGGGTACCTCGCCGGCGACGGCCGCCCGCTCGTCGCTCCGGTCTGGTTTCTGGTCGAGGACGGCGCAATCGTCTTCAACACGGGTCGAGACACCGCCAAAGGACGTGCCTTGCAACGTGATCCGCGGGTCGTGCTGGTGGTCGACGACGAACGCCCGCCGTTCGCGTTCGTGCAGATCCAAGGCGTCGCCGCGCTGCGCGAAGACGACCCCGATCTGCTTGCGGTCGCCACCCGGATCGCCGCACGCTACATGGGCGAGGACCGCGCCGAGCAGTACGGTCGGCGCAACGCGGCGCCCGACGAATTGGTGGTGCGCATCGCACCCAGCAAGGTCATCGCGAGTTTCGACGTAGCCGGCTAG
- a CDS encoding MCE family protein, producing MLKYRESSLVRAGFIGLVLIMLVIAVGLQPQQLLSMVTSVRYQAVFAEAGGLTAGNDVKVSGVTVGAVSDVEFDGGAALVTFAVNSKVRLGQDTEAQISIGTLLGERVLVVEPRGSGSIGALGVIPLSRTASPYTLTDALNEFTSNTTATDTAAINQSLDTLSETIERVAPQLAPTFDGVSRLSKSLNNRNESLGSLLSTASDVTGILAERSQQVNRLILNANDLLGVLRDRRHAIVTLLANTTAVAQQLSGLVDDNEQELAPTLEQLNRVAEMLERNRDNLTKALEGLAKYQLTQGEAVNNGFYYNGFPSNMLPGAALQPFLDYALGFRRGVNAGQPPDTAGPRAEFPFPNNGIPGG from the coding sequence ATGCTCAAATATCGGGAATCCTCCCTGGTCCGTGCCGGATTCATCGGCCTGGTGCTGATCATGCTGGTCATCGCGGTCGGGTTGCAGCCGCAACAACTGCTGTCGATGGTGACCTCGGTCCGATACCAGGCGGTCTTCGCCGAAGCGGGCGGCCTGACCGCAGGCAACGACGTCAAGGTCTCCGGGGTCACGGTCGGCGCCGTCTCCGATGTCGAGTTCGACGGCGGCGCGGCACTGGTGACCTTTGCCGTCAACAGCAAGGTGCGACTCGGCCAGGACACCGAAGCGCAGATCAGCATCGGCACGCTGCTCGGCGAACGAGTCTTGGTGGTTGAACCACGGGGCAGCGGCAGCATCGGTGCGCTCGGTGTCATTCCGTTGTCGCGCACCGCGTCGCCCTACACGCTGACCGACGCCCTGAACGAGTTCACCTCGAACACCACCGCGACCGACACCGCCGCCATCAACCAGTCGCTGGATACGTTGTCGGAGACCATCGAGCGGGTGGCGCCACAACTGGCCCCCACCTTCGACGGGGTGAGCCGGTTGTCGAAGTCGTTGAACAACCGCAACGAGTCCCTGGGTAGTCTGCTCAGCACCGCCAGCGACGTCACCGGAATCCTGGCCGAGCGCAGTCAACAGGTGAACCGCCTGATCCTCAACGCCAACGACCTGCTCGGGGTGTTGCGGGACCGACGGCACGCGATCGTCACCCTGCTCGCCAACACCACGGCGGTGGCCCAGCAACTGTCCGGTCTCGTCGATGACAATGAGCAGGAACTCGCCCCGACGCTCGAACAACTCAACCGGGTCGCCGAGATGCTCGAACGCAACCGCGACAACCTGACGAAAGCGCTTGAGGGCCTTGCGAAGTACCAACTGACCCAGGGCGAGGCGGTCAACAACGGGTTCTACTACAACGGGTTTCCGTCCAATATGCTGCCCGGCGCGGCCCTGCAGCCCTTCCTCGATTATGCGCTCGGATTCCGCCGCGGCGTCAACGCCGGCCAGCCACCCGACACTGCCGGACCGCGTGCCGAATTCCCCTTCCCCAACAACGGTATTCCCGGAGGATGA
- a CDS encoding MlaE family ABC transporter permease, producing the protein MGTSTLLRQRFPRLVGQAGRPVDFFSGIGDHILFYGRALAGVPPAMVRFRKEIIRLIAEISMGAGTLAMIGGTVVIVGFLTLATGGVLAIQGYSSLGNIGIEALTGFLSAFINVRIAAPIVAGIGLAATFGAGVTAQLGAMRINEEIDALESMGIPPVEYLVSTRIIAGMTAITPLYAIAVIMSFVAAQFTTVVLLGQSGGLYDHYFYTFLNPIDLLWSFLQAILMAITILLIHTYFGYFAAGGPAGVGAAVGNAVRTSLVAVVSVTLLVSLSIYGSNGNFNLSG; encoded by the coding sequence ATGGGTACTTCAACGCTGTTGCGGCAACGCTTTCCGCGGCTGGTCGGCCAGGCGGGCCGGCCGGTGGACTTCTTTTCCGGGATCGGCGATCACATCTTGTTCTATGGTCGTGCCCTGGCTGGGGTGCCGCCGGCGATGGTGCGGTTCCGCAAGGAGATCATCCGGTTGATCGCCGAGATTTCGATGGGTGCGGGCACGCTGGCGATGATCGGCGGCACCGTGGTGATCGTCGGGTTCTTGACGTTGGCCACTGGTGGGGTGTTGGCGATCCAGGGTTATTCGTCGCTGGGCAATATCGGCATCGAGGCGTTGACGGGGTTCTTGTCGGCGTTCATCAACGTGCGTATCGCGGCGCCGATTGTGGCCGGTATCGGGTTGGCCGCCACGTTCGGGGCGGGGGTGACGGCGCAGTTGGGCGCGATGCGGATCAACGAGGAGATCGACGCGCTGGAGTCGATGGGGATTCCGCCGGTGGAGTATCTGGTTTCGACGCGGATCATCGCGGGGATGACGGCGATCACGCCGTTGTATGCGATCGCGGTGATCATGTCGTTTGTGGCCGCGCAGTTCACCACGGTGGTGTTGTTGGGGCAGTCCGGTGGCCTCTACGACCACTACTTCTATACGTTTTTGAATCCGATCGACCTGTTGTGGTCGTTTTTGCAGGCGATCCTGATGGCGATCACGATCCTGTTGATCCACACCTATTTCGGCTACTTCGCCGCGGGCGGGCCGGCCGGGGTCGGGGCCGCGGTCGGTAACGCGGTACGCACCTCGCTGGTCGCCGTCGTCTCGGTGACCCTGCTGGTCTCCCTGTCCATTTACGGCTCCAACGGCAACTTCAACCTTTCGGGCTAG
- a CDS encoding MCE family protein, with product MDPEIKRRLVGAASVLAAVAVVAVAVGLFRGSFTTSVPVTVLSQRAGLVMNADAKVKLHGAQVGTVRSIESLPDGRAALHLAMNPAYLDIIPSNVRVEIASTTVFGSKFVDLIPPVNPAAEPLQAGQVLGADHVSVEVNTVFEQLSSVLNKIEPTKLNETLGALATAVDGRGEQIGQMLSDFEEFLVKIDPSLPAMEHEITVAPEVFRAYADAAPDLITTVAASSRISQTLVEEQQHLDALLISVIGLSDTGNDVVGTNRRAISEVMRLLVPTTDLTNQYNPALTCGIGGAAELAKAPGTPMPGGVLLQAVVPGQERYRYPQNLPKVAATGGPQCTDLPTVGFQKRPPFVIADVGANPAQYGNEGILLNSDGLKQMLYGPIGGPPRNSSQVGHPG from the coding sequence ATGGATCCGGAGATCAAGAGACGACTGGTGGGGGCGGCGAGCGTACTGGCTGCCGTGGCGGTGGTGGCCGTGGCGGTGGGCCTATTTCGCGGCAGCTTCACCACGTCGGTTCCGGTCACCGTGCTCTCGCAGCGCGCCGGTCTGGTGATGAACGCCGACGCCAAGGTGAAACTGCATGGCGCCCAGGTGGGTACGGTGCGCTCGATCGAATCGCTGCCGGACGGCCGGGCCGCGCTGCACCTGGCCATGAACCCTGCCTACCTGGACATCATCCCGTCCAACGTCCGCGTGGAAATCGCCTCCACCACGGTGTTCGGCTCCAAGTTCGTCGATCTGATTCCACCGGTGAATCCCGCCGCCGAGCCGCTGCAGGCCGGCCAGGTGTTGGGCGCCGACCACGTCTCGGTCGAGGTCAACACCGTCTTCGAGCAGCTGTCCTCGGTGCTGAACAAGATCGAACCCACGAAGCTCAACGAGACGCTCGGCGCGTTGGCGACGGCGGTGGACGGCCGCGGCGAGCAGATCGGCCAGATGCTGTCCGATTTCGAGGAGTTCCTGGTCAAGATCGACCCGAGTCTGCCGGCGATGGAGCACGAGATCACCGTTGCGCCAGAGGTTTTCCGAGCGTATGCCGACGCCGCACCAGATCTGATCACCACCGTCGCCGCGTCGAGCCGGATCAGCCAAACTCTGGTCGAGGAACAGCAGCATCTCGATGCCCTGCTGATCAGCGTGATCGGCCTGTCCGACACCGGCAACGACGTGGTAGGTACCAACCGGCGCGCGATCAGCGAGGTGATGCGCCTGCTCGTGCCCACCACCGACCTCACCAACCAGTACAACCCGGCGCTGACCTGCGGCATCGGCGGTGCCGCCGAACTGGCGAAGGCGCCCGGCACCCCGATGCCCGGCGGGGTGCTCCTGCAGGCCGTGGTCCCGGGCCAGGAGCGCTACCGCTACCCACAGAACCTGCCGAAGGTGGCCGCCACCGGCGGGCCGCAGTGCACCGATCTGCCCACGGTCGGGTTCCAGAAGCGTCCGCCGTTCGTGATCGCAGACGTCGGTGCCAACCCCGCGCAATACGGCAACGAGGGGATCCTGCTGAACTCCGACGGACTCAAACAGATGCTCTACGGACCCATCGGTGGGCCGCCGCGCAACTCTTCACAGGTTGGGCACCCCGGATGA
- a CDS encoding MlaE family ABC transporter permease, with product MVSNAQDRWSVGLRGFGAGKSGPMQAVGGLLAMSADALKFLFRRPFQGREFLEQCWFVARVSLAPTLLVAIPFTVLVSFTLNILLRELGAADLSGAGAAFGAVTQLGPMVTVLIVAGAGATAMCADLGSRTIREEIDAMEVLGINPVQRLVTPRMLAAGLVALLLNSLVVIIGILGGYVFSVFIQDVNPGAFAAGITLLTGVPEVIISCVKAALFGLIAGLVACYRGLTITGGGAKAVGNAVNETVVYAFMALFVINVIVTAIGIQMTNG from the coding sequence ATGGTCAGTAATGCCCAGGACCGCTGGTCCGTCGGACTGCGCGGTTTCGGAGCCGGCAAATCCGGACCCATGCAGGCGGTCGGTGGACTCCTCGCGATGTCCGCCGACGCCCTCAAATTCCTCTTCCGTAGGCCCTTTCAGGGCCGGGAGTTCTTGGAGCAGTGCTGGTTTGTGGCGCGGGTGTCGTTGGCGCCGACGTTGTTGGTGGCGATTCCGTTCACGGTTCTGGTGTCGTTCACGTTGAACATTTTGTTGCGGGAGTTGGGGGCGGCGGATCTCTCGGGTGCGGGGGCGGCGTTCGGTGCGGTGACGCAGTTGGGTCCGATGGTGACGGTGTTGATCGTGGCTGGTGCGGGTGCGACGGCGATGTGCGCGGATCTGGGGTCGCGGACCATTCGTGAGGAGATCGACGCGATGGAGGTGCTGGGCATCAATCCGGTGCAGCGTCTGGTGACGCCGCGGATGTTGGCGGCGGGTCTGGTGGCGCTGTTGTTGAACAGCTTGGTGGTGATCATCGGGATCCTGGGCGGTTATGTGTTTTCGGTGTTCATTCAGGATGTGAATCCGGGTGCGTTCGCGGCTGGGATCACGCTGTTGACCGGGGTTCCGGAGGTGATCATCTCGTGTGTCAAGGCGGCGTTGTTCGGTCTGATCGCGGGGTTGGTGGCCTGTTATCGGGGGTTGACGATCACTGGCGGTGGGGCCAAGGCGGTCGGTAATGCGGTCAACGAGACGGTGGTGTACGCGTTCATGGCGTTGTTCGTGATCAACGTGATTGTCACGGCCATCGGCATTCAGATGACGAACGGGTAG
- a CDS encoding MCE family protein, with the protein MIANRRLGPRATKLLLAAVAAALVAGVGYVGHQRFLGPKTIVAYFTSATAIYPGDEVRIVGVRVGTIKSIDALGTRTRLTLHVDRDVPVPADAKAIIVAPNLVSARYVQLTPAYGSRPEATGETMADGGEIGEDRTAIPVEWDQIKEQLTRLATELGPESGVSGTSLGRFIDTAADAMSGNGQLLKQTITELSDVGRTLGQGSGDIASTIENLQVFVSALRNSNTQIVQFQDRLADVTGVIDGGRADLDSAIGELSQAVGKVQRFVAGSRDQTAEQMQRLANVTQVLSDNSMVVKNVLHAAPNALVNGYNIYNPDTGGPRGSFAVHNFANPLHAICASIAAVENVTASESGKACAEYLGPALRLMNFNYLPVPFNAFLGPAPKNVIYSDPSLAPGGAGGAPVPAEIPPAVSAYTGAGGDSPPPPGWFDPPQPPGAYAPDGLPAARHPALYPGAPVPPGLPAPPAAAPAASNLAEMLLPAEAPAPTGTTP; encoded by the coding sequence ATGATCGCCAATCGGCGGCTCGGTCCGCGGGCCACGAAACTCCTACTCGCCGCTGTGGCAGCGGCGCTGGTGGCGGGCGTCGGCTACGTGGGGCATCAGAGGTTTCTGGGCCCCAAGACGATCGTCGCCTACTTCACGTCGGCGACGGCCATCTACCCCGGCGATGAGGTGCGCATCGTCGGCGTGCGGGTGGGCACCATCAAATCGATCGACGCGCTCGGCACCCGGACCCGACTCACCCTGCACGTCGACCGCGACGTCCCCGTCCCGGCCGACGCGAAGGCGATCATCGTGGCCCCGAATCTGGTGTCGGCGCGGTATGTGCAGTTGACTCCCGCCTACGGCTCGCGTCCGGAGGCAACCGGCGAGACCATGGCCGACGGCGGCGAAATCGGGGAAGATCGCACCGCGATCCCGGTCGAGTGGGACCAGATCAAGGAACAACTCACCCGCTTGGCCACCGAACTGGGCCCGGAAAGTGGCGTCTCGGGCACCTCGCTGGGACGCTTCATCGACACCGCCGCCGACGCGATGTCCGGCAACGGGCAGTTACTCAAGCAGACCATCACCGAATTGTCCGACGTGGGGCGAACTCTCGGCCAGGGCAGCGGCGACATTGCGTCGACCATCGAGAACCTCCAGGTGTTCGTGAGCGCGTTGCGCAACAGCAACACTCAGATCGTGCAGTTCCAGGACCGGCTGGCCGATGTCACCGGCGTCATCGACGGCGGCCGCGCGGATCTGGACTCGGCCATCGGCGAGTTGTCCCAGGCCGTCGGCAAGGTGCAGCGGTTTGTCGCCGGTTCGCGGGATCAAACCGCCGAGCAGATGCAGCGCTTGGCGAACGTGACCCAGGTGTTGTCCGACAACAGCATGGTGGTCAAGAATGTGCTGCATGCCGCGCCGAACGCGCTGGTCAACGGCTACAACATCTACAACCCGGACACCGGCGGCCCGCGCGGGTCGTTCGCGGTGCACAACTTCGCCAACCCGTTGCACGCCATCTGCGCATCGATCGCAGCGGTCGAGAATGTCACCGCCTCGGAGTCGGGCAAGGCCTGTGCCGAGTACCTGGGGCCCGCGCTGCGGTTGATGAATTTCAACTACCTGCCGGTGCCGTTCAACGCGTTCCTGGGGCCCGCCCCCAAGAACGTGATCTACTCCGATCCCAGCCTCGCGCCGGGCGGTGCGGGAGGGGCCCCGGTGCCGGCCGAGATACCGCCGGCGGTCTCGGCGTACACCGGCGCCGGCGGCGATTCCCCGCCGCCGCCGGGATGGTTCGACCCGCCCCAGCCCCCCGGGGCCTACGCCCCCGACGGGTTGCCCGCTGCTCGCCATCCTGCGCTGTACCCGGGCGCCCCCGTCCCGCCGGGGCTGCCCGCTCCGCCGGCCGCTGCACCTGCCGCGTCGAACCTGGCCGAGATGCTGCTGCCCGCGGAAGCGCCGGCACCGACGGGAACCACCCCATGA
- a CDS encoding MCE family protein, translating into MRTPRIRRAIAAACGVALVASGCSFDGLNSLPLPGTVGTGGDAIPYRVQIANIGTLESNSPVMVNDVVVGAVRKMVVDDWRAQVELSVQPDAVVPANAVATVGQTSLLGSMHLALDPPVGEEPTGRLPAGATIPVDKASTYPSTEQTLSSLSVVVNGGGLSHIGGIINNFNAALDGRQPQIRDLVTRMNKVIGLLDNQHDNIIASISELERLAATFAGERDVLTDALDRIPKALEVLNEQRPRITTALRKLGDFSDTATQLVNESQADIVRNLENLEPTVRALADVGPDLATALAYLPTYPYTQEFIDRGIRGDFMNQFIVFDFTISRLKSGLLLGTRWGEPNASLVPAPGDPWYSTYTRDPLKAPLTPVPDELATIPPLVDAPTGAAPALEGGQG; encoded by the coding sequence ATGAGGACACCGCGGATCAGACGCGCGATAGCCGCCGCGTGCGGTGTCGCACTGGTGGCGTCCGGCTGTTCCTTCGACGGTCTCAACTCGTTGCCACTGCCCGGCACCGTCGGTACCGGTGGGGATGCGATTCCCTACCGGGTTCAGATCGCCAATATCGGTACGCTGGAATCCAATTCGCCGGTCATGGTGAACGACGTCGTCGTCGGTGCCGTGCGCAAGATGGTGGTGGACGACTGGCGCGCCCAGGTGGAACTCTCGGTGCAGCCCGATGCCGTGGTCCCGGCGAACGCCGTCGCCACCGTGGGGCAGACCAGCCTGCTGGGATCCATGCACCTGGCCCTGGACCCGCCGGTCGGCGAGGAGCCCACCGGCCGGCTGCCGGCGGGCGCGACCATTCCGGTGGACAAGGCCTCGACCTACCCCTCCACCGAGCAGACGCTGTCGTCGCTGTCCGTGGTCGTCAACGGCGGCGGGCTCAGCCACATCGGTGGCATCATCAACAACTTCAACGCCGCGCTGGACGGTCGGCAGCCTCAGATCCGGGACCTGGTCACCCGGATGAACAAGGTGATCGGCCTGCTGGACAACCAGCACGACAACATCATTGCCTCGATCTCGGAGTTGGAACGGCTCGCCGCGACGTTCGCCGGCGAACGCGACGTGCTCACCGACGCCCTGGACCGCATCCCCAAGGCGTTGGAGGTGCTCAACGAGCAGCGCCCGCGCATCACGACGGCGCTACGCAAGCTGGGTGACTTCAGTGACACCGCAACGCAACTCGTCAACGAGTCCCAGGCCGATATCGTCCGCAACCTGGAGAACCTGGAACCGACGGTGCGCGCACTCGCCGATGTGGGACCCGATTTGGCGACCGCCCTGGCGTACCTGCCCACCTATCCGTACACCCAGGAATTCATCGACCGCGGCATCCGCGGCGATTTCATGAATCAGTTCATCGTGTTCGACTTCACGATTTCGCGGCTGAAGAGCGGACTCCTGCTCGGTACCCGGTGGGGCGAGCCGAACGCCTCGTTGGTCCCGGCGCCGGGTGATCCCTGGTACTCGACTTACACGCGGGACCCGCTGAAAGCTCCGCTGACCCCGGTGCCCGACGAGTTGGCCACCATTCCGCCGCTGGTCGATGCGCCCACGGGTGCGGCGCCGGCGCTCGAGGGAGGACAGGGCTGA
- a CDS encoding MCE family protein — MSGLGRTATKFGAFVVTMVLLTGGLFVIFSQYRSGSTNTYSALFEDSSSLRSGDSVRVSGIRIGTVREVELQPDNTVLVAFDADDHIRLTEGTRVAVRYLNLVGDRYLELLDEPGAARIQPPGSHIGLDRTESALNLDLLLGGLKPVIQGLDPDDVNALTASLIQILQGQGGDLESLFARTSSFTNAVADNGETVERLIENLNETLAVLAKDGKRFSGAVDGLERLVSGLAEERDPIGAAITALDNGTASLADLLTEARPSLSGTVDQLTRLAPLLSNETDLARLDLTLQKAPQNYRKLVRLGSYGSWLNLYLCGISMRVSDLEGRTAYFPWLIQNTGRCEEP, encoded by the coding sequence ATGAGCGGACTGGGACGCACGGCCACCAAATTCGGCGCCTTCGTGGTCACGATGGTGCTGCTGACCGGGGGGCTGTTCGTGATCTTCAGCCAGTACCGGTCCGGCTCCACCAACACCTATTCGGCGCTGTTCGAAGACTCGTCGAGCCTGAGATCGGGGGATTCGGTGCGGGTCTCCGGAATTCGGATCGGCACCGTGCGGGAGGTGGAGTTGCAGCCCGACAACACCGTGCTGGTCGCCTTCGACGCCGACGACCACATCCGCCTCACCGAAGGCACCAGGGTTGCGGTGCGGTACCTGAATCTCGTCGGCGACCGCTACCTGGAACTGCTCGACGAACCCGGCGCCGCCCGCATCCAACCGCCGGGATCCCACATCGGGTTGGATCGCACCGAGTCCGCACTGAATCTGGACCTGCTGCTTGGTGGCCTCAAGCCGGTCATCCAAGGGCTCGATCCCGATGACGTGAATGCGCTGACCGCCTCGTTGATCCAAATCCTGCAGGGACAGGGCGGGGACTTGGAGTCGCTGTTCGCCCGGACGTCGTCGTTCACCAACGCCGTGGCCGACAACGGGGAGACCGTGGAGCGCCTGATCGAGAACCTCAACGAGACACTGGCGGTACTGGCCAAGGACGGAAAAAGGTTCTCCGGTGCGGTGGACGGCCTCGAGCGCCTGGTGAGCGGTCTCGCCGAAGAACGCGATCCGATCGGTGCGGCCATCACGGCGCTGGACAACGGCACCGCCTCCCTGGCGGACCTGCTCACCGAAGCCCGACCGTCGTTGTCGGGCACCGTGGATCAACTCACCCGGTTGGCACCGCTGCTGTCGAATGAAACGGACCTGGCCCGACTCGACCTCACCTTGCAGAAGGCCCCGCAGAACTACCGCAAACTGGTGCGGCTCGGCTCCTACGGCAGCTGGTTGAACCTCTACCTCTGCGGAATCTCGATGCGGGTCTCGGACCTGGAGGGGCGCACCGCCTACTTCCCCTGGCTCATCCAGAACACCGGAAGATGCGAGGAGCCCTGA
- a CDS encoding general stress protein, with the protein MPSGQPEHPGVGSPERHVIASFDKYIDAQRLVDRMSDDGFPVEHVRIIGDGLRTVERVTGRMNKGRAALSGAAAGAWFGLLIGLLLSIFTLGPAWIVTMLVALAIGAFWGAVFGFFAHLATGGERDFSSVQSLEAQRYDVCVSAEHAADAARYTQGR; encoded by the coding sequence ATGCCCAGCGGTCAGCCCGAACACCCCGGAGTGGGGTCCCCCGAGCGGCACGTGATCGCGTCGTTCGACAAGTACATCGACGCCCAACGGCTCGTGGACCGGATGTCCGACGACGGCTTCCCCGTCGAGCACGTGCGCATCATCGGCGACGGCCTGCGCACCGTCGAACGTGTCACGGGCCGCATGAACAAGGGCAGGGCGGCGCTCTCGGGTGCCGCCGCCGGTGCGTGGTTCGGCTTGTTGATCGGCCTGCTGCTGTCGATCTTCACGCTGGGGCCCGCGTGGATCGTGACGATGTTGGTCGCCCTGGCCATCGGCGCCTTTTGGGGTGCTGTATTCGGTTTCTTCGCCCACCTCGCCACCGGGGGTGAGCGAGACTTCTCCAGTGTGCAATCGCTCGAGGCGCAGCGCTACGACGTGTGTGTTTCAGCCGAACACGCGGCCGATGCCGCTCGCTACACCCAGGGCCGCTGA